The Thalassomonas actiniarum genome contains the following window.
GCACTGCCGCTGGCGGCATTTCTCGGCGCTTTATTTGCCGTCATCATAGTGGTGTTAATTGCCAAAGCCCTGCAGCGCATGGAGCAGCTGTTGTTGGCGGGGGTCGCGGTTTCTTTTATGCTCGCTTCCATCAGCCAGTTCCTGCTTTACCTGGGGGAGCCCTTTGCCACCAATAGGGTGTTATTCTGGTTAATGGGCAGCCTGGCCCGGGTCGAGCTGACAAATTTCTATGTAATAAGCGCGGTTTTAGTGTTTGCCCTGGTGGTCATTCTCGCCTTTCATCGTCATATCGATGCCCTGTTGCTCGGCGATGAAAGCGCCGCCAGCTTAGGAGTCAATGCCGACAAACTCAGGTTGATGATGCTGGCCCTGTGCGCGGCATTAACCGCCACTATCGTCGCCTACTGCGGCGGTATAGGTTTTGTCGGTTTGATGATCCCCCATATCGTCAGGCAAATCCTCGGCGTCACGACTATCCCTTTGATTTTAGGTTCAATGCTTATCGGCGGTACCTTTATTCTCTGGGTCGATATTATTGCCCGCACCGCGCTGGAAAATGTCGAAATTCCCATCGGCATCATTACCTCCGCCACCGGCAGTATTTTCTTTTTATTGATCATGTACCGAACCCGAAAAAATTAGCAAAAATGACCCATAGTTATTAGCAAGGTTATTGAAGAAACAACAGCAGGAAAACGTTATGGCTACTTCAAACGATAAAGCACAACAGCATCAGCAAAGGATGCAGCGCACCAAGGAAAAGGTGGATGCGAAAATCGACAGCGCCCAGCAGGAAAAAGGCTTATTTATCGTGATCACAGGCAACGGCAAGGGCAAGTCGACTTCCGGCTTTGGCACGGTTGCACGCGCGGTAGGCCATGGTTTAAATGCCGCCGTAGTGCAATACATCAAAGGCAGCTGGGCCTGCGGCGAACGGGAATTGCTGGCTAATGCCGGGGTGGAATTTCATGTTATGGGCACGGGGTTTACCTGGAATACCCAGGATAAAACCAGCGACATTGCTGCAGCCAGCAAGGTATGGCAGGAAAGTAAACGTTTACTCAATGATCCCCATATCGACCTGGTATTGCTGGATGAACTGACCTATATGCTCACCTATAAATACCTGGATCTGGATGAAGTGGTCGAAGCCATCCGCAATCGTCCGAAAATGCAGCATGTGATCGTCACCGGCCGCGCCTGCCACAGAGCGTTGACGGATTTGGCCGATACCGTCAGCGAAGTACGCTCGGTCAAACACGCCTTTGATGCCGGGGTAAAAGCACAAAAAGGAATTGACTGGTAATGACCTTGTTCAAAGCGGTATCCGTAAAAGTTTCCCGGGTGATAACCCTGGCAACCATGTTATTGACGAGTTCTTCCCTTGCCGCCAAGCCACAGGAGGCAAAAAACACACCATTACCAAAAATTATCGCCCTCTCTCCCCATATCGTTGAGATGCTTTATGATGTCGGCGCAGGCGAACAAATCATCGCCACCACAGACTTTGCCGACTATCCCGAACAGGCCAAAAACATTCCCAGCATAGGCAATTATATCCGGCTGCAGCTGGAAAAAGTGATCGCCCTGCAGCCTGACTTAATCATTGCCTGGAAAAGCGGCACCCCCAGCGATGACCTGGCCAGGTTAAGCCAACTCGGCTTTAAGGTGGTGTATTCCGAGCCGAAAACCTTTCGCGATATTGCCAAAGAGTTGCGCCGGTTCGCCGATTTATCCGGCCACAGCGCGCAGGGCCAGCAAGTAGCCGAGGAATTTCTTAAGCAGCTTGGCGATATTAAAGACCGTTACCGGGATAAACCAACCATCACCGCCTTTTATGAATTATGGTCAAGGCCGCTCACCACAATAGCCAGGGGCAGCTGGCCGCAGCAACACCTGAATATCTGCCGCGCCGAAAACCCGTTTAAACAGGTAAGCAGCCCGTACCCCCAGGTCAATATCGAGCAGGTATTAAAAACCCCGATACAAGTCATCATCCAGCCGCTGTCGGTCAACCAAAAAGACAAAGAAGGCTTTAACTGGCATGACTGGCCGACGATACAGGCGGTGAGTGAAAACAATATAATCACCCCGGATGCCGACGCCCTGCACCGCATGACGCGCCGCAGTTTGCTGGCCCTGGATAAACTGTGCCTGGATATCGACAAGGCACGACAATCTTATTTATCCGGCATATAAACAGGAAAACGAACGACATTAAGCGCCCGGGAATACCAACCCGGGCATCAATCTGATATCAGGTGCTGCTGCCAGGACACCGGCTTATTTTTCAAATCAGCCAGCTTGGCCGCAGTGAAACGGGAAACAGGTGTAATACCTTTGGTATGAATCCTGTACTGCCCCCGCAACGGTAATTCACTTTACTTTACCGGCAAAGTGATAAGTCCGGAGACCGGCCAGGTATCGTTAATCACATCAAGCACGGTGGGTGCTTCATTGAGGAAAATATGAAAAAAACCATACTTGCATTAAGCGTTGCCAGCGCATTGACATCAACGCTTGCTGTTGCAGCAGCCGATAGCAGTTCAGCCAAGAGCGGCATTTCGGTGGATGAAACCCTGGTGGTGACGGCAAACCGCATCCGGCAAAACAGCGCCGATATCTTAAGCAGTGTCAAAGTCATCACCCGGGAAGAGATAGATTTATCGCCGGCCCTTTCCATCGCCGAACTGATCAACGATGTCAACGGCTTTCAATTATCCCAAAACGGCGGTATTGCCCAGACAACCGGCATCTTCAGCCGGGGCACCAATGCCGGCCATACCTTAGTGGTTATCGACGGGCAACGTATCGGCTCTGCCACCTTAGGCCTGGTAGAATTTGCCAATATTTCAACTGACCAGATAGAAAGAGTAGAAATCATCAAAGGCCCGAGGGCATCCCTGTGGGGCTCTGATGCCATCGGCGGCGTGATCCAGATTTTTACCCGGCAGTTAAACGCCGGAGAGCTGGCCCTTGATTTGTCTGTTGGCAACCAGTCACAACAACAAGGCAGTTTAAGCAGTGCTTTTAGCCATGGCGACGGCAAAACCACCGTCACTTTATCCGCAAAATCCGCCGAAGGTTATGATGTTCTGGACAACGCTGAGCCGGATGACGACGGCTATCACAGAGAAGATATTTCCATCATCGGCACCCAGAATATTAACCCACAATGGCGGGTAAACTGGCTGGCAAAATATAACCAGGGACAAAGCGATTATGACAGCGCCTTTGGCGGCAACAATAAAAGCGAGCTGGAAACCAAACAATGGCATTTAGCCGCCGTTCAGGACACAGGGCTCTGGTATCAGGAATTCTCCTGGGGACAGCAAATCGATGAATCCATCAATTTTATTGAAGGCGGCAACAAAAAAGACGGCAGCTTTTTTGAAACCAAACGCCTGCAGGCCAACTGGCTTGGCAGCTACCAGGTTTCTCAGGCATTAACCACCACCTTAGGAGTGGACTTAACCCGGGAAGAAGTCGATACCAAAGCAAGAGCAAACAATCAACCGGGATACGATAAAACCGAGCGTGATAAAAAGGCGTTATACGGCCATATCGCCTACGATGAAGAAACTATCCTGCTTGACGGTGCACTGCGTTACGATGACATTGAAGGCATAGACAATAAATTTACCTATAATGCCAGTGCCGGATTACGCTTTGGCGACCAGTCACTGATCAGCATCAACTTAGGCCGGGGCTTTAAAGAGCCAAGCTTTAACGACCTCTACTACCCGGAAGATGCCTTTTCTTACGGCAATCCCGAGTTAAAAGCGGAAACCTCCAACAGCGCCGAAATTTTACTTAAAACCAGTGTTGCCGATATCCAGACCGAGCTGAGTGTCTATAAAACCAAAATTGATGATTTGATCGAATGGGTGCCGGATGAAAACTTTAAATACAATCCGTTAAATATTCATAAGGCCACCATCAAAGGGGTCGAATTAAATTTGGCAGCGGATCTGTTCGGTTTCACACAATCCCTGCAACTGGGCTACCTGGATGCGGTTAATGACGGCACTAACAAGCCGCTGATCCGCAGGGCGAAACATACCGCCCGTTATCAAATCAGCCGGGATTTTGATAACCTGAACCTGCTTGCCAGCGTCGATTATCAAGGGAAACGAGAAGATACCGAATGGCCAAGTACAACAGAATTGCCCAGTCATACCCTGGTAAACCTCAGCGCCGCCTATAGCTTTAACAGCCAGTGGAAGTTAACGTTAAAAGCCAATAACCTGTTCGACAGAGATTATGTCACCAATAATCATTATGTCGGCCAACCGGCGCAATATTTATTGACCCTGAACTATCGCCAGTAATTAGTGCGAACTACTTTTTACCGTTCAAAACGTTAAACCCGAAGCCGCCAGGCTTAGGGGATTAACGCAAAAAGCCCGCGATGCGGGCTTTTTATTGCTATGAAATATGCTTGGTGCTTACTCAGGTTTCCTCCCTTAATTAAGGTTAATCTGCAAATGTAATTTTTTCAGATCGCCGACAAAATCACTGCTATCCACGTTTTTACTCTCAACTTCCTGCTGCTTTGCCTGCTGATAGTAACGGATATAATCCTGGTAATCCGAACTGCTCATGCTGCGGATAAGTTCAATATCGGTGAGCTGGACATCGGTATCATCATTGATAACATCTTCATAGCCAGACAAAGGCACCGAACTTGGCAAAACGCCCTCATCCGGGCCATAACTGGTCCATTTGACCGGAAATAAACCGATACCGGCATCATAAGCGGCATAGGTATAAGTGATCACCGCCAGCGGATAATTGCCCGCCCCGCTGTAATCGTAACTGCCGTCACTGCCCAGCTCGGAAAAGTTTTCATCATCGACATCGGGCTTATTCTCGGAAACTTCCACTTCAAATGACTGGCTATAATCACTGGAGATCTTTTGATGGCTGGCCTCGGTTAAGGTGGTCCCGAAAAAGGTATCTTTTAACTGGTACACACGACTGGTCTGGCTGAAATAATCCGCTTCGCTGCTATACAAATGGCTGTTGAATAAAATCAGACTGCTATCGCCTTCTGCGACCGTAAGCGGAAAATGCTTACTGCCCTGGATAATTTGCGCCGAGAACATCAGCTGCTGCTCATTTTCCAGCGCTATTTCATCGGCAACCTCTACCGCAGAAAACTCCCACAACAAGTCTTCGTTGGCATCGAAATTATCATGGATATCCGCAGCCCCTATGGCATCTCCGGCGTTATCTGTACCCAGCACCATAAATGACTGCACCGGCCAGGCTTCACCGCTAATGCGGCAGGCTTCAACATCCCGGTATAAAGTCGTTTGCTCGTCCACTTCCTCAAAGCCGGCATAAGGCAATGAACTGGCCACCAGTTCCCGGGTGGTGAACGACCTGTGCCTTAATTCCACATCCTGGGTCACACATTCACAACTGCTGTTATCCAACTGTTGATCATAACGTCCGTAATATTTTGCCGCTACCGAGCTGTCTGCCTGATAAAAACTGGTGATATCCAGCCCTTGGTGTTCATCTCCCTGCTGGTTTTTCGCCACCAGGGTATAGTTAATATTAGCCGTTGTGACATTAAAACTGATCACCCCGTTTTCATCCGGCAAATATTTTTCCAGCAATTGCCAGTTATCATCCTGTAACAATAATTCCACCTGGGTAAAAGCTGACTCCTTACCGCATTTATTGGTGATAAGCGAGGTCAGGGAGAAGGTTTGTTCCACCGGCTCAACCGGGGTTTTATCTTCATCTGAGTCTGAACTGCCGCAGCCCCCAAGCAGGGACAGCAATGAAAAAGCAAGTAAATATCGGTTATTGATCATAGGTTTCTTTGCACGGGAAATTGCTTGATGACAAAGATTATAAGATCGGAACCAAGAAGATGAAAAGTGAAAACCGCCGTAAAACACCAAGGATAACACTTTGATTACAAAATAATTTTCAAGATATACATAAGTATACCCGACAGTTACATTTAACTACATTATTTACACTTGTCAGAAAATTGCTAAGGCAAGTTACCCCCTGGGCTCAGCCGATAAAGAAAATACCCGCCAAAATCAACAGGGCAAAAAAGACGGTTTCCATCGTCATCAGAAAAACCGGTTTCCAGCCCACAGACACCACCTGTTTTAACGAGGTTTTCACGCCAATTGCCACCATAGACACCACCAGGGCACCGCCGGAAATGCTTTTGATCATTTCCACCAGGGGGGCAGGAATAAAACCTAAATTGTTCACCAGCGCCAGGATAAAAAACGCGATTAAAAATCCCGGAATAAAGCTGGTGACACCGCCACTTAAACGCGAACTTTTCTCTTTAAAAGCAAAAAATATCATCACCACTATCGGCAAAAGCAAGGCCACCCGCAGCAATTTAATGTAAGTGGCAATATCCCCGGCTTCGGTGGAAACGGAGTAACCCGCCCCGACCACCTGGGCAACATCGTGAATGGCGCCGCCGATAAAAACCCCTGCCTGTTCATCGCTAAGTCCAAGAAAGTCAGTAACCAGGGGATAGGTCAACATGGCCAGGGTACCTAGCGCGGTAATGCTGATCACCGTCAGGGCAAAGAATTTCTCCTGATGGGCTTTTTTCGGCAAGACAGTGGAAATGGCCGCGGCCGCAGAAACCCCGCATACCGCCACCGCCCCACCGGAAAGTACCCCGAAGACTTTAGGCAACCCCAGCAAACGTGCCAGGAAAACACCGAAAAAAATAGTGACCAGCATACTGCCAACAACGATCAGCGGCGGCATCACCCCCAGTGAAACAATATCGGCAAAGGCGATGCGTACTCCCAGCAAGGCCACGGCAAAACGTAAAACGGCTTTACTGCAAAAGTCTATACCTACCTGGTGTCTTTTAGAGTCATATAAAAAATGCAGCGCCAAACCAAGCAAAAGGGCAAATAACATCACAGGTGCCTGGTAACGATGCGCCAGGGCATTGGCGGCAATGGCAATAATGGCGCAGACAAAGATCCCGGCATAATGGGATTTAACAAAAGCTAACATAGTGACAGTTACCGGCAAATGATTTGGCTAACATGAATTAGCCTTAGTGTATCACGGGAAAATAGAGTTTTAACAAGAGATTAAACACAAGCTAAAGTGCAACTTATCTCAGGACGATACACATGTACAACCCCTGCTCCAGCATATCCATATGCCCGCAGGATTGCTTGCAGGATGTAAGTACTTAGCTTATGCCGGGAGCACATAAGCTGAAATACATCCGTGTATAAAAAAGGCGTGGGAGATGTGCCCACGCCGTTTTTGCTTATGATCATTGTAATTAAGACAAAAAACCTTGCCCGGATATTAATTGGGCTTAGTGCAATTGTGCGCTGTGGCGGATTTTTCAATATCCACAACCTGGGCTTGCCCCTCCTGATCTATGATGAAATTAAAACATGTCAGGGTATCGCAATAATAACAATAGCCCTTGGCTACCATCAGGCAACGTTCTGCCGATAAGGTAGAAATAGACCCGTGGATATCATCAGGCCGGATAAGCTGCCCACAATTGCCACACTGTCCGTTAAGGCCGTTAAACACTAATCCGTTAGTAAAGGTGTACGGTAATTGCTGACTAATCGGTTGACTCTGACTCCATTCAAATTGCTCTATTTGAAGTGGTTTGTTCATACAACTACTACCTAAACTACATCGCAGATTTACGACCCTCTTAGTATAGAACAGGAACTGGATTTTGATGGCATAGCTTATATGGCTGCAAAAGTGAAGTTTAAGCCTGCTTTATCTTTCCCGGCAGGAACAAAAAACAATGTCAGCTCTTTATCAGCCAAATCTTATGATAAATAATCAATTTCTAACTATTTGATTGGTGTTTAAACAAGCCCGATGCCCTTAAGATAAGATTTACTATAATAAGATAAAAATTAACTTTCGCTTATTATGAAGCCTTACCTAAATAACTTCCTGTTCAGTCTTGGCCTGGTGAGCATTTTATTCCATCACGCTAAAGTTCATGGAGAAACAATAAAGGCCATCTTACTTTCCGAGGCTAATCCCCCATATACCATCAGACAGAACGGCGAGTTTGGCGGTATCCATATCGATATTTTTTCCCGCTTATCTGCACTCACCGAGCACACCTTTACCATGCTTGCCTACACTCCGCCCCGGGCGGTAAAAGAATTTGATTTGGGCCGTGTCGATGTAGAGCCGGGCATCAACGAACTCTGGCGCCAATCCAGCCCGGTAAAAGCCTTGTATAGCATTGCTTATGCAAGCTCCACGGATCTTTTGGTCTTTAAAAAGCAAAACCGCCTGGCATTTTCAACACCGGCAGATCTCACCGGAAAAACCATAGGTGTGATCCGCAGTTATGCCTATCCCAAATATGAAGATGCTTTTAACTCAGGCGCCATCAAGCGGGTCGATGGCTTGTCAGAACTACATCTGCTGAAATTATTACAGGCAGACAGGGTAAAATATATCTTTATAGGCGCACAAAGCTATTATTATCATCAGAAACACCATCCGCAATATCGGGAATTTGAAGTCGGCGGGGTAATTAACCAGGTGGAGGTGAAAATGAGGCTCCACCCAAATAAGGCCTACCTGCTACCGCAATTAAATGATGCCCTCGGAATAATGATACGCCGGGGAGAAATTAAGGCGATTTATAACAAGTATCAATAAAACAATGACAGGAACAGCTGGCACTACAGCTTCTTTTATAATTTCACCGGTTATTATTGCAAAAATTTACTCGACGCCCATCGAAGTAACTGAACATCACTTTTGATCATTTGCTTATGCAGTTCATAAACAAAGTCCTGATAGCGGGCATCAGCTTCACGCATGGTACAGACGACTTCACCCTTGGTATTTTTAATCAAGCCATGATGATTAAATAAAGGAAAATCATCATCGGTATTATAAGCACGAAAATAATCATCTTCTAACGCCTCTCCCGCAGCATTTCTTACGGGATTACCCCAAAAAATATTCCAGCGCTTGCCTTTACAGCCTGTAATCCCGCGATCAAGCCCTGACAGAGTAACTTCAGCCAGCTCATCACGAATTTGTTGCGGGCTCATGATTTGGGCTTGCTTAATCTTATGGCATTCGCGGCTAAAGCCTGAGTTAACATAGGCTATTAACCTTGCTTCATCCGGCGGGATCAGGTCAATCTCATCCTTAATCATCTCGGTTAAGCCTTTACCGCTAACATAATTTTTCTCCTGCATATAATCGGTATACTTTTCAAAATCCCCCATGATTTCAACGATAGTCGGGCCATGATAAACAGGCACAACATGGGCCGGTACTCCAGTATCTTCTAATAAATGCATTATAGCCCCCAAAAACAATACTTTATGTTCCCACTTTTTATGGTTGATAAAATGTTCGTTAGCTTCAAGCCACAACCTGTCATAAGACTTATGTATAAGTCCCTGTTGTGTTTTTTCCGGTTGTTTTTTATTGGGGTTATAAAAGTGCCAGTTATCAATGCGGTTAAGTAAAGTAAAATAGCCCCTCTCTCCCGCTATTCCTTTATCCTCTCGAGTTAATGCGGAGCGACCTTCATCCATGGCGACATTAGCCCGTAAAATCCTTTTTTTAATCTCATCATGCCGGCGAAATGCTGAATCTTCGGGAAAACAGCGCTCAAAAGCGACGAATGACAGTTTACTGATGGGCAAGTGCCCGGTTACCGGCACCAAAGCAGAAACAACAGGCGAAAATAGCCCTATTGCTATTGTCAGCACAGTGTTTATCAATTTATTTCGCAAATTCAACATCCAGTGCACCATAATAGAAAATGACAGACAATTCCCGTCTGTCATTTCTTTCAGTATTAATTTGCCTCTGTCATCACAAAATATATCAGGGGCTAAGTAACATGAAGAAGGGCAATTAAGCCTTAACCGGAAGGCATCGCCAGAATAGCAGGAATATCCAGGGCATCCTGATAAATCACCAAAGCGGTTTCCTGTTTCATTCTCGCATATACCGCCATGCGATCGGCCAGCTCATTGCCTTCAATATTGGCATGCCCTTTTACATGACTGATAAAGAGCTGAGATTTCAGTTGTTCATACAGGGCAAAGCTGCGCTGAATTATCTCCAGATTTTTAATTTCCTCTCCCTTGCCCCGGGTCCAGCCCTTCGCTTTCCAGCCTTTGGCCCATTTGGTGATACAATCGATGGAATACTTGGAATCGGATAATATCTCTACCGTTTTTCCTTGCTCGATATAAGCTTGCGCCAATAACATAGACTCCAGGATACCGCCCAACTCTGCGGTATTATTGGTGCCCATAGGGTGGTATAAGCCGTATCTCAGCTGGGTTAATACCGAATTTTCATAAACGGCAAGCCCTGTGCCCGACTTACCCGGATTAGGCGAACAGGCGCCATCGCAATAAATTTGTACCTGCGCCGATTTGTTTTGGCTCTGGCCTTGATAGCCGGGTCCCTGAGCTTCTTTTTTGCCACTTCCTGTCCCCGATGCCTTACCCTTTGCCAATGATCTTTTCATCAAGGCCTTGGTATAAGATTGGGCAAATGCGGCTTCTGCTTCGGCTAAAGAAGGGAACCCCATGTATTGGGCGTCTGAGCGACCGTCAATTAAAGCTTTGGTTTCTCCCCAGGAAGTAAAGATCCCTGTTTTGGCTCCTTTCCAGACAACGTAAAATTTCTTACTCATTATTTTTTTCTGATCTTGGCTTGAATAAGCGGATGATAAAGGGCTTTGCTGCACTAACCAAGAAAAATCATCCCTGGCAGCAATAATCACCAGGATCGGGCTTTACCATTGAGTAATATTTGTTATGGTAATCAAGATGAATCAAGGGAGGGATAATATGCAAAAGATCACCGGACAACTCAACAACCGCTTTTCAGCCGGCATTTTTACCGGTTTGTTTATATTGGTTTTATCGGCACAGGCCATGGCCGGTAGCACAGGTGTATTAGCAGAGAGCACCGCCAATAACATTTTGATAAAATCTGTACAGCCCTTCCACTTTTTCTATACCCGGATTGAAACAGAAAAACACCAGCTGGCCGATAAAATAAAAACCAAGGCCATGGACATGAGTATCAAATTGGCCAAACGTTCCAACGCCAAAATCGATGGCCCGTTAATACTGAGTTACCGCTCAGGTGAACAACAAAGCAAACAGCAAATAGCGGCCGACATCGGCTTCCCGGTATCGAAAAGAACCAAGCGCCTGCCCCCTTATAAATACCGCAAAGCCAAGGCCTTTGATTGCGCTTCATTAACTTTTACCGGCAAGGCCGCACAGCTGGAGCAGCAATGGCAACAGCTATACCTGTTTAGCCGGGAGCAACAGCTAAGCCTTAACGGGGAAAGCCGCATGTTACTGTTATCCAGTGAGGCAGACGGCAACATCCATGTTGAACTGCAGTTAGGGATCATCAGGGCCCGGGCAGCGCAGGAAAAAGAAAGCCAT
Protein-coding sequences here:
- a CDS encoding FecCD family ABC transporter permease, which gives rise to MSQARLNRIPIKLCLLTLLCLSSIGAALTFGPVDIGAQQLLTCFTASCPTPVIDMVVYQVRVPRILVGLVAGMGLAIAGAILQNTTRNPLADPYLFGIVSGAGLGATIASITLANMLTLALPLAAFLGALFAVIIVVLIAKALQRMEQLLLAGVAVSFMLASISQFLLYLGEPFATNRVLFWLMGSLARVELTNFYVISAVLVFALVVILAFHRHIDALLLGDESAASLGVNADKLRLMMLALCAALTATIVAYCGGIGFVGLMIPHIVRQILGVTTIPLILGSMLIGGTFILWVDIIARTALENVEIPIGIITSATGSIFFLLIMYRTRKN
- the cobO gene encoding cob(I)yrinic acid a,c-diamide adenosyltransferase gives rise to the protein MATSNDKAQQHQQRMQRTKEKVDAKIDSAQQEKGLFIVITGNGKGKSTSGFGTVARAVGHGLNAAVVQYIKGSWACGERELLANAGVEFHVMGTGFTWNTQDKTSDIAAASKVWQESKRLLNDPHIDLVLLDELTYMLTYKYLDLDEVVEAIRNRPKMQHVIVTGRACHRALTDLADTVSEVRSVKHAFDAGVKAQKGIDW
- a CDS encoding cobalamin-binding protein; amino-acid sequence: MTLFKAVSVKVSRVITLATMLLTSSSLAAKPQEAKNTPLPKIIALSPHIVEMLYDVGAGEQIIATTDFADYPEQAKNIPSIGNYIRLQLEKVIALQPDLIIAWKSGTPSDDLARLSQLGFKVVYSEPKTFRDIAKELRRFADLSGHSAQGQQVAEEFLKQLGDIKDRYRDKPTITAFYELWSRPLTTIARGSWPQQHLNICRAENPFKQVSSPYPQVNIEQVLKTPIQVIIQPLSVNQKDKEGFNWHDWPTIQAVSENNIITPDADALHRMTRRSLLALDKLCLDIDKARQSYLSGI
- a CDS encoding TonB-dependent receptor domain-containing protein, translating into MKKTILALSVASALTSTLAVAAADSSSAKSGISVDETLVVTANRIRQNSADILSSVKVITREEIDLSPALSIAELINDVNGFQLSQNGGIAQTTGIFSRGTNAGHTLVVIDGQRIGSATLGLVEFANISTDQIERVEIIKGPRASLWGSDAIGGVIQIFTRQLNAGELALDLSVGNQSQQQGSLSSAFSHGDGKTTVTLSAKSAEGYDVLDNAEPDDDGYHREDISIIGTQNINPQWRVNWLAKYNQGQSDYDSAFGGNNKSELETKQWHLAAVQDTGLWYQEFSWGQQIDESINFIEGGNKKDGSFFETKRLQANWLGSYQVSQALTTTLGVDLTREEVDTKARANNQPGYDKTERDKKALYGHIAYDEETILLDGALRYDDIEGIDNKFTYNASAGLRFGDQSLISINLGRGFKEPSFNDLYYPEDAFSYGNPELKAETSNSAEILLKTSVADIQTELSVYKTKIDDLIEWVPDENFKYNPLNIHKATIKGVELNLAADLFGFTQSLQLGYLDAVNDGTNKPLIRRAKHTARYQISRDFDNLNLLASVDYQGKREDTEWPSTTELPSHTLVNLSAAYSFNSQWKLTLKANNLFDRDYVTNNHYVGQPAQYLLTLNYRQ
- a CDS encoding YeiH family protein, coding for MLAFVKSHYAGIFVCAIIAIAANALAHRYQAPVMLFALLLGLALHFLYDSKRHQVGIDFCSKAVLRFAVALLGVRIAFADIVSLGVMPPLIVVGSMLVTIFFGVFLARLLGLPKVFGVLSGGAVAVCGVSAAAAISTVLPKKAHQEKFFALTVISITALGTLAMLTYPLVTDFLGLSDEQAGVFIGGAIHDVAQVVGAGYSVSTEAGDIATYIKLLRVALLLPIVVMIFFAFKEKSSRLSGGVTSFIPGFLIAFFILALVNNLGFIPAPLVEMIKSISGGALVVSMVAIGVKTSLKQVVSVGWKPVFLMTMETVFFALLILAGIFFIG
- a CDS encoding substrate-binding periplasmic protein, whose amino-acid sequence is MKPYLNNFLFSLGLVSILFHHAKVHGETIKAILLSEANPPYTIRQNGEFGGIHIDIFSRLSALTEHTFTMLAYTPPRAVKEFDLGRVDVEPGINELWRQSSPVKALYSIAYASSTDLLVFKKQNRLAFSTPADLTGKTIGVIRSYAYPKYEDAFNSGAIKRVDGLSELHLLKLLQADRVKYIFIGAQSYYYHQKHHPQYREFEVGGVINQVEVKMRLHPNKAYLLPQLNDALGIMIRRGEIKAIYNKYQ
- a CDS encoding ribonuclease H family protein, which produces MSKKFYVVWKGAKTGIFTSWGETKALIDGRSDAQYMGFPSLAEAEAAFAQSYTKALMKRSLAKGKASGTGSGKKEAQGPGYQGQSQNKSAQVQIYCDGACSPNPGKSGTGLAVYENSVLTQLRYGLYHPMGTNNTAELGGILESMLLAQAYIEQGKTVEILSDSKYSIDCITKWAKGWKAKGWTRGKGEEIKNLEIIQRSFALYEQLKSQLFISHVKGHANIEGNELADRMAVYARMKQETALVIYQDALDIPAILAMPSG
- a CDS encoding GyrI-like domain-containing protein — protein: MQKITGQLNNRFSAGIFTGLFILVLSAQAMAGSTGVLAESTANNILIKSVQPFHFFYTRIETEKHQLADKIKTKAMDMSIKLAKRSNAKIDGPLILSYRSGEQQSKQQIAADIGFPVSKRTKRLPPYKYRKAKAFDCASLTFTGKAAQLEQQWQQLYLFSREQQLSLNGESRMLLLSSEADGNIHVELQLGIIRARAAQEKESHRSTGSITARL